The DNA region CCTACCTGAGATAGGAAGGacacctttctttttcttcctttagcAACAGGTAagtgaaagaaggaaagaaaaatctctgaaactggaggggaaaaatacccccaaaacaATGGGGCAACAATTAGAGAGACAACCTAAACATGATTCACCACTTGCTATAAATTGATTTTTGTTAAGATCTTCTGTAAAGTTTAACACCTTCTCCACATACTGCTTGCTACTAACCACAGTTACTATTTTACCTACTTTTCAATACTTGATCAAGTATTAAGCCTTTATGTTaagttccaaaaaaaaaaaaaaaagtcctctgAAGTCACTGAAAGTGTACTTGTTTATACttcaggggaaggtgtcccatTTCTCATGCCATTTTTGCCTGAAGTATTTCAGGAGAGAAAGAGACACAGAGAAAAGGTAATAGGAACTGCAGAGTACATACAACAACCTAGAATAATATTGTTCCTACATTATCCTCTGCAGACAATTTTCCATAAACACAACAGTATGTTTAAATATAAGGCAAATGGACACTGGAGGCCACTAAGAAACTCACTTGTGTATTCCTCTTCAGGGAGTAAAAATTCCAGTTTCATTTAAGTGCTATAAAAGTAATCCTAACACACAATAttgttccattttaaaaaaCGTTCTGTTATATATGCCTATTTGTCTAACAACCTGTTTAcagaatttacatttttatgctggaaggaatttttaaaaatatttatttccagaGAGACACTGTTTAACTACAAGTCTTAGTAGAGCTGATTGAGCTGGTGCTTCAACAGAGCTATAATCTGTTACTTAGTATAGCAGCCACTGTTTTTATAATCCTTAAAACAGTAAGAGTCCCAAGGCAGATTTGTCAGGAAGCTGTAAACAAGTAATTTTCCAAGACTTATTGGCAACAAACAAAGTGATCCCTAGTCTaggttttaattttctctcCCCAATTTCAATTTTGGAAACTGTGGGATGTACTTCCCTACTAATACTCTGGAGCAGTTTGGAAACTTGTCTCTGAGGAAGAGTCAACATCTATTTCCAATGCAGATTCATCAGGATTTGGGAGGAAATTAGGATAGGACTTTAAGTCAGACTGCTCCTGGATATCAGCAGGAGCATTTTTCATAGCTGACTGCATGAAGCATGAAGATTCCCAGAGCCAGCTCTCAATGTGTGCAGCAGAGTGAGGCATTTTAAGGTGGCAGTATGAAGAACGAAATTCCACAGTAGATGGGACAGTCTGACATTTTCTTAGTGATGCATAATTGtctttcctgtttaaaaaataaggaaggaaaaggagattaTTAGTGTTTCAATGGCATTTTTGTCATGTTTACAAATAGCAAATACAGTCATTTACCTTCCCAAAGGCTATCTCTGCATTCCACTTTACAATCAGCTTGTAATCACTAACCTGAACAACTGGAACAGAACTTATCTACACTAAACCAGCACTTGAATCACCAGGTTAGCCTTTTCCAATTTGAGAAACAGGAAACTGAAGTTTTAGCCAAGAACACcgtattttattttaaagttttctcttctctcttgcagtgcttttgggaaagaaaaaaacaactccaaacaacaaaaacccaacaaaacaacatgCCATAATCCCTCTCACAAACAAAAATACCTCAACTTGCCATACACAGACACTTCAACACTGCTTGAGCTGCTTTTCCACAAGGAAAACCGCGTTTCTGTTTATTCGTGATGCAGTGAGCAAAGAACCTCTCTCAGAAGTTATTTCTGAGACAAACTTGTGATTCTGTGTCTTCCCAAAGCCTGTCTCAGATTAAGAGATTCAGGATTGGTAAAACTGGAATATGAGAGACTGCTAAATAAGGGTAAAAGCAGGAAGGTGGCAATCTCCAAATTTATTCACAGAAtgactaggttggaagagaccttcaagatcactGAGTCGAAtccatgccctaacacctcaactaaaacatggcaccgagtgccacatccagtcttttaataaacacatccagggatggggactccaccacctccccgggcagaccattccagaactttatgACTCTTTccatgaaattttttttcctaatattcatCCTATAGATATTGTGGAAAGGAACCAGAAATATCActaagaaggaagaaaagacacTGGATTACATGTACTATCAAGTAACTGAGGAGAGGACAGTAGGATGAATAGCAAATATATACCAAGAGCTACATTTTGCTTGGTGAGATGCCTCAAAAGCCAACTAGTGTTGGATTTTCTTATTCAAGAAAAGACTTtaactgatttaaaaaatagagaATTTCTAAAACTGCATCATTTgcatgcagcagcactgcacttTACCTGGCTGTACAGAACAGCTTGCTTTTAGCCTGGGCATAAACTGTGGCAGCAATCCGAaaaagctgctcctgcatccATCGAACGTCAGCAGGCATGTCAGGAAACCAGTTCACCAACCTGcaggcaaaaccaaaacacagcttTTGTAAGCAGGAGAGTTAATCTCAGTTATGTTTTTATACACCCTGTCCCACATCCAAAACAagcttttttctccccaaaccAACTCCCCTAAGCAAGGTGTCCATTTCTTCTCCCTGAATTCCCTCCTAACCCTTTTAGCTCTCTTCTACAAGCTAAGAAAGCTTACAAAGTGTAAGAAAGAAAGTGTAGGGGCACTACAAATCACTGCATCTCTCAGTGGCTGACCAGTGTGTGCATTCCACACCCTGTGACCAGCACAGGAATCCTGCATAATATTCCTGTCTCCAAGGCCTTTGTGGTAGGAACTTTCTGCTCACTTTACAGCAAGGTAGAAgaggaagaacaaaagaaaagcataatGGAAGAACAAAGAGAAGGCAGAACAAGAATAATGTACCAATTGTACTTTTTTCTTTACGATACCCCTTAACAGGAGTCAGGAACATCAGCGTGGGACAAGGAGGAAAACCCCACAGAGACATCTGGAGAAACTTGCTGCCTCCCCATCCACCAAAAATGGCATGGAAGTGCCACATTCAGTggcacagaaacaaaatacttCACTGGAGTTCTATATGATTTGATTACCAGAACTattttttcaagattttctAAAAATAGTCATGACATCTGCTGCTCAAGGACTGGAATTCCCTTAAGCAAGCACAAAGATTAGAATTCACAGTGAACTGAGCATAACTTCTCCTTGACAAGAATTGAAACTTATCAAATTAAGCCCTACTTCAAGAGCACAACTTTCAGTCAACCTAAACAAAACTGGTAAGAGAATTTATATGGTGAGTAAACAGTGGATTTCACTCCAGACTTCAGAAAGAAGCACAAGAGAAATGTGGAGAGAGTTCAGATACCCCTGCAGAATATAGTAAAGAATGTATTCCTGGAAAGCACAACTAAGGCTGCTTCTTTTGAGCAATTACAAGGTAGCTATTAGTAATACGAGTATATAATTTAAGAAGCTTCTTAATATGTTTATTTATCTAGTCTTGGATTATATAGGCTTTAGGATGCATGACATAGGTAGAAATAATAGGTATTTTGACAGTTACCATTTGAATTATTGCATCCCAGAATGCCTCCAACACTGAACAAGCTCTCAATGAGCACATTTCCAAAATGATGATAATTCTAGAAGAGCTCTTCACAAGTTCCTTACCGTAAAGCGACCGAGTAAGCAGACTCCACTGGGAGCGTGTAGGGCAGCATCAGGTAGGATATCACCCGCATGGGGAACAGCTTAGAGAACTGAGCATAGAACCCATTCTGTTCTTTACAAGCTTCCTGAAGTGCTTAAGAACAATTATTAGGGAAAAGATGTTACTTACTATCTGAAACAGTTTCAAtaattttcacagaattttGTAATATCCAGTCAACATTATCAACTGTTACTGAATAAAGTTCAGTTAGATAATGAAAGAATTAATCTCTGACCATAAACTTTGTctatgatattttaaaatatgggaACACAGACTCATGGCACAGGGACAAAACACACTATCCAGAACTTCTAAGCAATAAATCTAGgaattaatgtaaaaaaaagaaaaaaaaaaaggtcaaagttTGCCACTCAGAGTTAGAGGAAACAGCCTGAAGCATGCACCTTTACGAAGTCTGGGAGGTAGACTCTCAAATATGCTCTTCTCCAAAGGCCATGGGTTTTGCTTTAGCTGGTCGTTTAAGCTGGTCATTTTCAAAGTTTCTACTCCATTATTTTCTGtcaattttcttctcttcacaTGGTCAAGGTGTTGTTGTGCAGCctcatgggggtttttttttgtgaaggaCAAGTGGATATAAATTGAGTCATTCAGAATACCTGAAAGAGTCAAGAGCTTTCACTTAGGTTTGATCCACAGTCTCCTGAGTACCTGTACAGCACCTGAAGTCTGTGTGTCTGAGCAAAGATCTATCCTGAGGGAACACCATCATCTACCCCATGTCAAATGCATCTGGCTCTTAGGATCCCACAAATGTTTAATCACAGTGATGGCTCTTCTGAAGGTTTAGATCTTACTTTAAAACAGGTtctaaagagaaggaaaaaagtggCCAATTAAGTGAAACTGCCCTGGAAACACACAGTCATTTACCAAAATTGTGTTCCTGCAAGAAAGCAAAGGATttaaaggagagaaggaaagctgatttaatatgtatttgaaagaaaacaccTAAAACACATCATATATTTGGGAAATTTGACATGCCAAGTATCACATGAGTACTTTGAGGCATTGCTACAAAAGGGTTGAAAAGGAAAGCAACTAGGttacaatattttttccaattGTATCCAAAGAACAGATCTAAATCAAAATGAGTTGCATTGCAAAACTGGTGCCAATTAAGAAATAGCACTGATAACTATCTTAGAAACAAGCACTGGATCAcaaatacaaagagaaaaacacaagaattttatttacatttgatttccagaaaacaattttaaaattccatatGAAACGAGATTACCAAATTTGAATAGAATCTACACCTGCATACAACAGAACCTATATCCTAACTGCAAGTACTAGTAAAAGACAAGTGTCAAAAGAATATACAGTGAATttagcaaaggaaaatatttgaagtgTCACAGATGGGGAGGGGGGAATTAATTCCTACAGCTGAAATAATAAGAAAGGTGATGCATAATGAATGACCTTGGAAGGGTTATAATTATCATTGATTAAGCTCGACGCAAAACAACCCTGTGacagaataaaaacaaagttGATCACAGGATTAGCAGTGTGAAAAGGAGGACAATAGTGCAATACAGAGAGAAGATGGGGCAGAGAGACCAAGGAAGAACTGCAAAGAACGACAGATATTAGTGTCAGATGGAAACTTGCCTACAGGACACCTGTGGGTGCAGGACAGCAACAGaacccagctcagcacagacaACCTCAAACCAGAGACTCTTTGTAGAGTTTGTGCTTTTTATCATGTTGTAAAAGCTACAATGCAAGACTTTctcattaaataataataaaacataaTAATAACATTATAGAAAATCAAGCTCTTAAGCAGAACTGTGAGGTTCTTCAGTGAAGAGAATTGTTTCAAGACAACTTGGATATTCAGTAACTAGGTATCAGCAGAGTACATCAATGACTGCTCACATCCTGCAGCTGTGATCTGACCCAGTACCAATTTGCTTCTGCATCCAAAGACTACAGGGCCCAGGCACATTTAACACATGGCTAACTTCATCCTAATATCAAGTTACTGTTTTCAACTTGTTTGTCTCAAAGCTTGCAGAGCAACAATATTTATCAATATAAAACATGTTATTAGAATTCTAGGAGTAGAGTAGCAGAACTCGTAATTCTTCTTCCTAAACTTATCTGGGTGTCAACAACTGCTCCATTATAAGTTGTCATCTTCTAAAGTCTTGTCTCACCCACAGGGTTTGTCTGTAACTGAGTTTTTATTGTTGTTAGCCAGCTCCCACTTCTGGACTACCAGAAAATCACTTGGATGACAGCAGAGTGGAGGTAATAGAAGGTACAGGTTTCAGAGGAGTGGGAAGCAGTAGCCTATACCCATCCTGCACAATTAAGATAAAGCCAAGTAATAATATGATTTGCCTAGAACTGGAATTCTTTGGAAATTTCACTTAACATTTACTTCACACAGATTTGACAAAACTCTGAACGTTCAATTTTTGTGTGGCACAGTTCACCTCAGGTGAACTATAACTGTTGCATTTCTACAAGAATAAAACTATCAAGTTCCTTCTAAAATTCTCAAAGACCGATCCCCTTCTTAGCTACACACAACCCTCTCactctttttgtttgttttgatctggggggtttttttgtttgttttttaaacttagGTTAAGACCATATAATCAGTAATTATCTGAAAGTTTAACATACCATTCTCCTTCAAGAATTTAAGAGCATCCAAATATCCCTGCTCACAGATCTCTCCGAGCACCTGGAAATATAGAGTAAATGAGTcagacaaataaaaagaaatttcaacTTCAGATCAACAGTTTGCAGAATAAAGAGCCACTTT from Ammospiza nelsoni isolate bAmmNel1 chromosome 5, bAmmNel1.pri, whole genome shotgun sequence includes:
- the LOC132073907 gene encoding patatin-like phospholipase domain-containing protein 2 isoform X2 yields the protein MRNLPENTHQLSSGRLCISLTRVSDGKNALISNFNSKEEVIQALICSSFVPIYCGLIPPSFRGVRYVDGGISDNLPHYECKNTITVSPFAGECDICPKGKSANFHEMNVTNTSIQFSLGNLYRLTQALFPPEPKVLGEICEQGYLDALKFLKENGILNDSIYIHLSFTKKNPHEAAQQHLDHVKRRKLTENNGVETLKMTSLNDQLKQNPWPLEKSIFESLPPRLRKALQEACKEQNGFYAQFSKLFPMRVISYLMLPYTLPVESAYSVALRLVNWFPDMPADVRWMQEQLFRIAATVYAQAKSKLFCTARKDNYASLRKCQTVPSTVEFRSSYCHLKMPHSAAHIESWLWESSCFMQSAMKNAPADIQEQSDLKSYPNFLPNPDESALEIDVDSSSETSFQTAPEY
- the LOC132073907 gene encoding patatin-like phospholipase domain-containing protein 2 isoform X1 codes for the protein MLDREGGWSVSFAGCGFLGVYHIGAATCLQERAPHVIRDARHIYGASAGALAGAVLVGGGSLAQACADVLALAKEARKRNLGPLHPSFNVIKIIRDGLMRNLPENTHQLSSGRLCISLTRVSDGKNALISNFNSKEEVIQALICSSFVPIYCGLIPPSFRGVRYVDGGISDNLPHYECKNTITVSPFAGECDICPKGKSANFHEMNVTNTSIQFSLGNLYRLTQALFPPEPKVLGEICEQGYLDALKFLKENGILNDSIYIHLSFTKKNPHEAAQQHLDHVKRRKLTENNGVETLKMTSLNDQLKQNPWPLEKSIFESLPPRLRKALQEACKEQNGFYAQFSKLFPMRVISYLMLPYTLPVESAYSVALRLVNWFPDMPADVRWMQEQLFRIAATVYAQAKSKLFCTARKDNYASLRKCQTVPSTVEFRSSYCHLKMPHSAAHIESWLWESSCFMQSAMKNAPADIQEQSDLKSYPNFLPNPDESALEIDVDSSSETSFQTAPEY